Proteins found in one Balaenoptera musculus isolate JJ_BM4_2016_0621 chromosome 4, mBalMus1.pri.v3, whole genome shotgun sequence genomic segment:
- the LOC118894946 gene encoding 60S ribosomal protein L17-like → MVRYSPDPENPTKPCKSRCSNLHVHFKNTRETAQAIKGMHIRKATKYVKDVTSKKQCVPFRRYNGGVGRCAQAKQWGWTQGRWPKKSAVFLLHMLKNAESNAELKGLDVDSLVIEHIQVNKAPKMQHRTYRDHGWINPYMNSLCHMEMILTEK, encoded by the coding sequence ATGGTTCGCTATTCACCTGacccagaaaaccccacaaaaccatGCAAGTCAAGATGTTCAAATCTTCATGTTCACTTTAAGAACACTCGTGAAACTGCCCAGGCCATTAAGGGTATGCATATCCGAAAAGCCACCAAGTATGTGAAGGATGTCACTTCAAAGAAGCAATGTGTGCCATTCCGTCGTTACAATGGTGGAGTTGGTAGGTGTGCCCAGGCCAAACAGTGGGGCTGGACGCAGGGTCGGTGGCCCAAAAAGAGTGCTGTATTTTTACTGCACATGCTCAAAAATGCAGAGAGTAATGCTGAACTTAAGGGCTTAGATGTAGATTCTCTGGTCATTGAGCACATCCAGGTGAACAAAGCCCCCAAGATGCAGCACAGGACTTACAGAGATCATGGTTGGATCAACCCATACATGAACTCTCTCTGCCACATGGAGATGATCCTTACTGAAAAATAA